In Pseudomonas fluorescens NCIMB 11764, a single window of DNA contains:
- a CDS encoding Hsp70 family protein has translation MIIGIDLGTTNSLVAAWDGERARILPNAVGNLLTPSVVGLDDHGQLVVGDIARERLHTHPHLTASLFKRYMGSARETLLGGRAYRAEELSAMLLRSLKADAERALGEPVHEAVISVPAYFSDAQRKATRIAGELAGLKVEKLVNEPTAAALAYGLQQRNEATFLVFDLGGGTFDVSVMELFEGVMEVRASAGDNFLGGEDFDDLLVEFFIAKIGAADLPDTALPATAQRLRREAQRVRHALGQAQIARFTLREQAREWSIELTQADLADIFRPLLDRLRAPIERALRDARIKVADLNEILLVGGTTRMPLVRKLVAALFGRIPAMQLNPDEVVAQGAAIQAALLARHASLEEVVLTDVCPYTLGIETSVQAGAGFQSGHYLPIIERNTVVPVSRSRTVSTLSDNQKVVNLGIYQGENRLVSHNIFLGELEISVPPRKAGEVTLDVRFTYDNNGLLEAQVHLPINGETRRLVIENNPGVLAPEEVAQRLAALEALKVHPRDQQINTLLLARLDRLYQESLGDGRQLIAGLANHFQQMLDTQDERQIREARSDITQRLAHFEREG, from the coding sequence GTGATCATTGGTATCGACCTGGGCACCACCAACAGCCTCGTGGCTGCCTGGGATGGCGAACGTGCCCGAATACTCCCCAATGCCGTGGGCAACCTTCTCACGCCGAGCGTCGTTGGCCTCGACGACCATGGCCAACTGGTGGTCGGGGATATCGCCCGCGAGCGGTTGCACACCCACCCGCACCTCACCGCGTCTTTGTTCAAGCGCTACATGGGCAGCGCCCGTGAAACCCTACTCGGCGGGCGCGCCTACCGCGCTGAAGAACTCTCGGCGATGCTGCTGCGCAGTCTCAAGGCCGACGCCGAGCGTGCCTTGGGCGAGCCTGTTCACGAAGCGGTGATCAGCGTGCCTGCGTATTTCAGCGATGCTCAGCGCAAGGCTACGCGTATTGCCGGCGAACTGGCGGGGCTGAAAGTCGAAAAACTGGTCAACGAACCCACCGCCGCAGCCCTGGCTTATGGGCTTCAACAGCGAAACGAGGCGACCTTCCTGGTGTTCGACCTCGGCGGTGGCACCTTTGACGTGTCCGTCATGGAGCTGTTCGAAGGCGTCATGGAAGTTCGCGCCAGCGCGGGGGACAACTTCCTTGGCGGTGAAGACTTCGATGACCTGCTCGTGGAGTTTTTCATCGCTAAAATCGGCGCCGCTGACCTGCCAGACACGGCCCTCCCTGCCACCGCACAGCGGTTGCGGCGAGAAGCGCAGCGAGTTCGCCACGCTCTGGGGCAGGCGCAGATCGCACGCTTTACCCTTCGCGAGCAAGCGCGTGAGTGGAGCATTGAACTGACCCAGGCCGACCTTGCGGACATCTTCCGTCCCTTGCTGGACCGCTTGCGCGCCCCGATCGAACGCGCGCTCCGCGACGCCCGGATCAAGGTCGCGGACCTGAACGAAATATTGCTGGTCGGTGGCACAACGCGCATGCCGCTGGTGCGCAAGCTGGTCGCGGCGCTGTTCGGGCGAATCCCGGCGATGCAGCTCAACCCGGACGAAGTGGTCGCGCAGGGTGCGGCCATTCAGGCGGCGCTACTGGCGCGCCATGCCTCCCTTGAAGAAGTGGTGCTCACCGATGTGTGCCCTTATACCTTGGGAATCGAGACGTCGGTGCAGGCAGGTGCCGGTTTCCAAAGCGGCCACTACTTGCCGATCATCGAGCGCAACACCGTGGTGCCGGTGAGCCGCTCCCGTACGGTATCGACCCTCAGTGACAACCAGAAGGTGGTCAACCTCGGTATCTATCAGGGCGAAAACCGCTTGGTGAGTCACAATATTTTCCTCGGTGAGCTGGAAATCTCCGTGCCGCCGCGCAAGGCCGGTGAAGTCACCCTGGATGTCCGCTTCACCTACGACAACAACGGTTTGCTCGAAGCCCAGGTGCACCTGCCGATCAACGGCGAAACCCGCCGGCTGGTCATCGAGAACAACCCGGGTGTACTGGCTCCAGAAGAAGTCGCCCAGCGTCTGGCTGCCCTCGAAGCGCTGAAAGTGCACCCCCGCGATCAGCAGATCAACACCCTGCTGCTGGCCCGACTGGACCGCTTGTATCAGGAAAGCCTCGGCGATGGCCGGCAGCTTATTGCCGGGCTGGCGAACCATTTCCAGCAAATGCTCGACACTCAGGACGAACGCCAGATACGCGAAGCCCGCAGCGACATTACTCAACGCCTTGCTCATTTCGAGCGAGAGGGTTAA
- a CDS encoding FadR/GntR family transcriptional regulator produces MSEMNVQPVARRPHLAEHIARSLSDEIASGRLRPGDRLPTEQFLSQNFGVSRNVVREGIATLRAQGLIQSRQGVGVFVSAATQSPEPSPQRENVPLLDGDNTMRNMFEVRAVLESQAAALAASHMTPQKLKMIQAAVLRMQYVGEPTLDTVNADLDFHRAVAAASGNDYLETMIRTVLEPMRALITMNFARRGPVFSNIPHAARGEHEDLVQALTDRNATAARQIMGQHIVNAASRFGYEINFF; encoded by the coding sequence ATGAGTGAAATGAATGTACAACCCGTAGCGCGGCGACCTCATCTTGCCGAGCACATCGCCCGCTCGTTGAGCGACGAGATTGCATCGGGACGTCTGCGGCCGGGCGACCGTTTGCCCACCGAGCAGTTTCTGTCGCAAAACTTCGGCGTCAGCAGGAACGTCGTACGGGAAGGGATCGCGACGCTTCGAGCGCAGGGGCTGATCCAGTCTCGCCAGGGCGTTGGCGTATTCGTCTCGGCCGCGACCCAATCGCCGGAGCCTTCCCCCCAGCGCGAGAACGTGCCGTTGCTTGACGGTGACAATACGATGCGCAACATGTTCGAAGTGCGGGCCGTACTGGAAAGCCAGGCTGCCGCGCTGGCGGCGTCGCACATGACGCCCCAAAAGCTGAAAATGATCCAGGCTGCGGTCCTGCGAATGCAGTACGTAGGCGAACCGACGCTGGACACTGTCAATGCCGACCTCGACTTCCATCGGGCTGTGGCCGCAGCGTCTGGCAACGACTATCTCGAGACGATGATTCGCACGGTGCTCGAGCCGATGCGGGCACTGATCACCATGAACTTTGCGCGGCGCGGCCCGGTGTTCAGCAACATTCCGCATGCGGCACGCGGTGAGCATGAAGACCTCGTGCAGGCTTTGACCGACCGGAACGCGACGGCGGCACGTCAGATCATGGGGCAGCACATCGTCAATGCAGCCTCACGATTCGGCTACGAAATCAATTTCTTCTGA
- a CDS encoding mandelate racemase/muconate lactonizing enzyme family protein, with protein sequence MVDSLVVKVTTDDGIVGWGETFGFTAIPAVKVVIDTILAPELIGSDVTRREKLQGDLQKKFHVFGRSGAFIYGLSAIDIALWDIAGKAAGKPVYQLLGGSEATSLAAYASLIRYADPELIRINVQRAVNSGFRHLKLHEVDVDVIRAACEAAGPGVEITLDVNAPWTVREALDMTEKLRPLNLRWIEEPVWPPEDYSGLARVRQQGGIPVAAGENASTLMDFQHLLEAGAVDFVQPSPAKMGGITELQKVYALANAHGVTVMVHAFYDGPGLLAAVHGSAALGGAKSLVEWRYFDLEAQLYGDAIIPRNGRIDVPQGPGLGIEPDQDVIQDYRFKP encoded by the coding sequence ATGGTCGATTCCCTCGTGGTTAAAGTCACCACGGATGACGGTATCGTCGGTTGGGGCGAGACCTTCGGTTTCACCGCGATCCCTGCAGTGAAAGTCGTGATCGACACGATCCTTGCGCCCGAGCTGATCGGCAGTGATGTCACGCGTCGCGAGAAATTGCAGGGCGATCTGCAGAAGAAGTTCCACGTCTTCGGTCGCAGCGGTGCGTTCATTTATGGTCTGTCGGCGATTGATATCGCGCTCTGGGATATCGCTGGCAAAGCGGCCGGTAAACCGGTCTACCAACTGCTGGGCGGCAGCGAGGCTACTTCACTCGCGGCGTATGCAAGCTTGATCCGCTATGCCGACCCCGAGCTCATTCGCATCAATGTGCAGCGCGCGGTCAACAGCGGTTTTCGACACTTGAAGCTGCATGAGGTTGATGTCGATGTCATCCGTGCCGCGTGCGAAGCCGCGGGTCCTGGCGTGGAAATCACGCTCGACGTCAACGCCCCGTGGACGGTGCGCGAAGCGCTCGATATGACCGAGAAACTTCGCCCGTTGAACCTGCGCTGGATCGAAGAACCGGTGTGGCCGCCGGAAGACTATTCGGGTCTGGCGAGGGTACGTCAGCAAGGCGGTATTCCGGTTGCGGCCGGTGAGAATGCGTCGACGCTGATGGACTTCCAGCATCTGCTTGAAGCCGGTGCAGTCGACTTCGTTCAACCCAGCCCGGCAAAAATGGGCGGCATCACCGAACTGCAAAAAGTCTACGCGCTGGCCAATGCCCACGGCGTCACCGTGATGGTCCACGCCTTTTATGACGGTCCAGGCCTGCTGGCCGCCGTGCATGGAAGTGCCGCCCTCGGCGGTGCGAAGTCACTGGTCGAATGGCGTTACTTCGATCTCGAAGCGCAGCTCTATGGCGACGCCATCATTCCGCGCAATGGCCGTATCGACGTACCGCAAGGGCCGGGGCTTGGCATCGAGCCGGACCAGGACGTCATTCAGGACTACCGCTTCAAACCCTGA
- a CDS encoding DUF2986 domain-containing protein — MNRQKKIKQLLKAHAKKASAKLAPKSKSKYISKADRLKLDAEPSQDSDTSPEN, encoded by the coding sequence ATGAATCGTCAAAAAAAAATAAAGCAGTTATTAAAGGCTCACGCCAAAAAGGCCAGCGCCAAACTGGCACCGAAAAGCAAGTCGAAATACATCAGCAAGGCTGACCGGTTGAAACTGGATGCTGAACCCAGTCAAGACTCAGACACTTCCCCTGAGAACTGA
- a CDS encoding alkene reductase produces MSSLFESYDLAGQRLPNRIVMAPMTRARVKDTVPSADMAIYYAQRAGAGLIITESAQVSAQGRGYLYTPGIHTPAQIEGWKRVTDAVHLAGGRIVIQLWHVGRVSHSSLLEGRAPVAPVAVTAAQTLVHAYDNEGQPAQVPVSAPVALDAEGIRQVIADFRLAAKNAMTAGFDGVEIHAGNGYLFEQFINGGFNTREDRYGGATIANRLRLLLETVDAVSAQIGRSKVGVRISPFARLADLHAFDEEEATWLALAGALSQREIAHLHASHLGTPDFQKAIRAAYCGTLILSGGFTHVTAQQAIDDGLADLAVFGRPFIANPDLVDRLQHGWPLAEAGREAFYGGGAQGYIDYPAYASQDAQKAF; encoded by the coding sequence ATGTCATCTCTTTTTGAGTCTTACGATCTGGCGGGTCAGCGACTGCCCAATCGCATCGTCATGGCGCCGATGACCCGCGCCCGCGTCAAGGACACCGTGCCGTCTGCGGATATGGCGATCTACTATGCCCAGCGCGCGGGTGCAGGTCTGATCATCACCGAAAGCGCCCAAGTGTCGGCGCAGGGGCGTGGCTACCTGTACACCCCGGGGATCCACACACCCGCGCAGATTGAAGGCTGGAAACGCGTCACTGACGCGGTTCACCTTGCCGGGGGGCGCATTGTCATTCAGCTCTGGCATGTGGGGCGGGTCTCGCACTCATCCTTGCTGGAGGGGAGGGCGCCGGTCGCACCTGTGGCGGTAACTGCCGCGCAAACGTTGGTACACGCTTATGACAATGAAGGTCAGCCTGCGCAGGTGCCGGTGAGCGCGCCCGTTGCTTTGGATGCCGAGGGTATTCGGCAGGTCATCGCAGACTTTCGACTGGCCGCAAAAAATGCCATGACCGCGGGTTTTGACGGCGTCGAAATTCATGCGGGTAACGGCTACCTGTTTGAACAGTTCATCAACGGCGGCTTCAACACCCGTGAAGACCGTTACGGTGGCGCCACAATTGCCAATCGCTTGCGTTTGTTACTTGAAACGGTCGACGCGGTGAGTGCGCAGATCGGCCGATCGAAGGTGGGCGTGCGCATATCGCCTTTTGCGCGGCTGGCCGATCTGCACGCGTTCGATGAAGAAGAGGCAACGTGGCTTGCACTGGCTGGAGCCCTGTCCCAACGCGAGATCGCTCATCTGCACGCCAGCCACTTGGGCACGCCAGACTTTCAGAAAGCCATCCGCGCGGCTTACTGCGGCACCTTGATCCTGTCGGGCGGGTTCACCCACGTAACCGCGCAACAAGCCATCGATGACGGGTTGGCAGACCTGGCGGTTTTCGGTCGACCGTTCATTGCCAACCCGGATCTGGTCGATCGCTTGCAGCATGGCTGGCCATTGGCCGAAGCAGGTCGTGAAGCGTTTTATGGCGGCGGCGCTCAAGGCTACATCGATTATCCTGCTTACGCGTCGCAAGATGCGCAGAAGGCATTCTAG
- a CDS encoding AraC family transcriptional regulator: MDNQLNELRSLAAKAENRRTETGIPRVAMVQGKIPEHMLAAVYDPMINLILQGSKSMTVGDRTLRYDPATYFVMSIGLPAVGSVHPAVSGEPYLAVSLTLDPAVLSTLFADLPKPAARYENNAGFSVASVTTELMDAWVRMLRLMGDQDAIAALAPVYEREILFRVLKGPHGWMLRDIAAPDTAMARVNMAIQWIRRDFAEPIGIERLAERASMSVSAFHRHFKAVTNLSPLQYQKRVRLLQARTLMVASAKSVMAAAFEVGYESATQFSRDYVRVFGLPPAQDAGRILRETRAFRS, encoded by the coding sequence ATGGACAATCAATTGAATGAACTCAGGTCGCTAGCGGCCAAGGCTGAAAATCGCCGCACTGAAACGGGCATCCCGCGAGTGGCCATGGTCCAGGGCAAAATCCCCGAGCACATGCTGGCGGCGGTCTATGACCCGATGATCAACCTGATCCTGCAAGGCAGCAAAAGCATGACGGTGGGCGACCGGACGCTGCGGTATGACCCGGCGACCTATTTCGTCATGTCCATTGGCTTGCCAGCGGTGGGGTCGGTGCACCCAGCGGTGTCAGGAGAGCCGTATCTGGCGGTCAGCCTGACGCTTGATCCTGCAGTGTTGTCCACGCTGTTCGCCGACCTGCCCAAACCTGCCGCACGCTACGAAAACAATGCCGGGTTTTCAGTGGCGTCGGTCACGACCGAGCTGATGGATGCGTGGGTGCGCATGCTGCGGCTGATGGGCGACCAGGATGCCATAGCCGCCCTCGCCCCGGTATACGAACGTGAAATTCTGTTCCGTGTCCTCAAGGGGCCCCATGGCTGGATGCTGCGGGATATAGCAGCGCCGGATACCGCCATGGCCCGAGTGAATATGGCTATCCAATGGATCCGCCGTGACTTTGCTGAACCCATCGGGATCGAGCGCCTGGCGGAACGCGCGTCGATGAGTGTCTCGGCGTTTCATCGCCACTTCAAGGCGGTCACCAACTTGAGCCCTTTGCAGTACCAGAAAAGGGTTCGCCTGCTCCAGGCCAGAACCCTGATGGTGGCCAGCGCGAAGAGCGTCATGGCTGCGGCCTTCGAGGTCGGCTATGAAAGCGCGACGCAATTCAGCCGAGATTACGTTCGGGTGTTCGGGCTTCCTCCCGCACAAGATGCCGGCAGAATCCTCAGGGAGACCCGAGCTTTCAGAAGTTAG
- a CDS encoding saccharopine dehydrogenase family protein: protein MSTLLIYGATGYTGRMAAEHAKALGLNFEIGGRSHSPLATLAAYLDVPFRVFDAGPDAENALSGITVLLNFAGPFAQTAEALMRACIKAGIDYLDITAEINVYRLAETLHVEAARAQTLLLPGVGWDVVPTDSLAVHVAQRVQQPRALNIALQVPGSMSRGSARSVSEIIGAGVLARVDGELVATPEAQPRHFDFGEGPVLCAPLSFGDLVTGWHSTGIPDIAMFVHLSGDAFPEGDLSLLPDGPTAEERDGHRARAAVEVTGADGVIARSVIETMNGYSFTPLAAVEAARRVLNGERRPGFATPAQVFGGGFAQSIAGTVITDLQDR from the coding sequence ATGAGCACACTTCTGATCTACGGAGCGACAGGTTATACCGGTCGCATGGCAGCAGAACACGCGAAAGCGCTGGGTCTGAACTTCGAAATCGGCGGGCGCAGTCACTCGCCACTCGCGACACTCGCCGCGTATCTGGACGTGCCTTTTCGCGTATTTGATGCGGGCCCGGATGCCGAGAATGCCTTGTCTGGCATCACGGTATTGCTGAACTTCGCGGGGCCATTTGCGCAAACGGCAGAGGCGTTGATGCGCGCCTGCATCAAGGCCGGGATCGACTATCTGGACATTACCGCCGAGATCAACGTTTACCGGCTGGCCGAAACGCTGCACGTTGAAGCGGCCAGGGCACAGACCCTGTTGTTGCCAGGCGTCGGCTGGGACGTCGTCCCTACTGACTCGCTGGCGGTGCACGTCGCTCAGCGGGTCCAACAGCCTCGCGCTCTGAACATCGCGCTTCAGGTCCCAGGGTCGATGTCCCGTGGCTCGGCCAGGAGCGTCAGTGAAATCATCGGTGCCGGCGTGCTCGCAAGGGTCGATGGCGAACTCGTTGCAACGCCTGAGGCCCAGCCACGTCACTTTGATTTTGGTGAGGGACCGGTCCTCTGCGCGCCGCTGTCTTTCGGTGACCTGGTGACGGGCTGGCATTCGACTGGTATCCCTGATATTGCGATGTTCGTGCATCTCTCTGGCGATGCGTTCCCCGAAGGCGACCTGTCGCTACTTCCTGATGGCCCCACCGCAGAGGAAAGGGATGGCCATCGGGCACGTGCGGCGGTGGAGGTTACGGGAGCAGACGGCGTCATCGCACGTTCGGTCATTGAAACGATGAATGGCTATTCCTTCACGCCACTGGCCGCCGTCGAAGCAGCGCGCCGGGTTTTGAATGGCGAACGGCGGCCGGGTTTTGCAACCCCGGCGCAGGTCTTCGGTGGTGGATTTGCCCAGAGTATTGCCGGGACGGTGATTACCGATCTCCAGGACCGATAA
- a CDS encoding AraC family transcriptional regulator N-terminal domain-containing protein yields the protein MAELRSIVMRAQDKWTETGLPRVAMVRAEACASQVYQPMLHLVLQGTKTLSIGEEISRYTAGSYFLVPVDIPATGQIHSSAVDQPYLAISLTLNPDVIATLLMDEGKAPRAAQNSCFEAVLAPAEMIDAWLRMMRLMDRPHEAALLAPMIEREILFRALQGPLGGILRDVARPDGRMTQIRRTTQWIREHYTEPFRVEPLAVMTDMSVAAFYRHFKSVTAMTPIQYQKRLRLLRARWLLLFDTLDATSIAYQVGYESASQFNREYARLFGLPPVRDAARFRSPQPVKSPASELTTAS from the coding sequence ATGGCAGAACTGCGCAGTATCGTGATGCGCGCGCAAGACAAGTGGACGGAAACCGGATTGCCCCGGGTGGCGATGGTCCGGGCCGAGGCTTGTGCATCTCAGGTTTATCAGCCGATGTTGCATCTGGTGCTCCAGGGCACCAAGACCCTGTCCATAGGGGAAGAGATTTCCCGGTACACGGCCGGCAGCTATTTTCTGGTGCCTGTCGATATACCCGCTACGGGCCAGATTCACTCCAGCGCCGTGGATCAGCCCTATCTCGCGATCAGCCTGACCCTGAACCCCGACGTGATCGCTACACTGCTGATGGACGAAGGCAAAGCGCCAAGGGCAGCGCAAAATTCGTGTTTTGAAGCCGTGCTCGCGCCTGCTGAAATGATTGACGCGTGGCTACGCATGATGCGGCTGATGGATCGACCGCACGAGGCTGCACTACTCGCCCCGATGATTGAACGTGAGATCTTGTTCCGCGCCTTGCAGGGCCCCCTGGGGGGTATTCTCCGTGACGTTGCACGGCCAGATGGCCGGATGACGCAGATCCGCCGTACCACCCAGTGGATACGTGAGCACTACACCGAGCCTTTTCGCGTCGAACCCCTCGCGGTCATGACCGACATGAGCGTTGCAGCCTTCTACAGGCATTTCAAATCCGTGACGGCCATGACCCCGATTCAATACCAGAAGCGCTTGCGCTTGCTGAGGGCGCGCTGGTTGCTGCTGTTCGATACGCTGGATGCCACGTCCATCGCCTACCAGGTGGGTTATGAAAGCGCCTCGCAATTCAATCGCGAATACGCGCGACTGTTCGGGCTGCCGCCTGTGCGGGACGCGGCGAGATTCAGGTCTCCCCAGCCCGTAAAGAGCCCTGCCAGTGAGCTGACGACAGCCTCTTGA
- a CDS encoding glucose 1-dehydrogenase translates to MKLVGKIAVVTGASKGIGAGIAKALGAQGATVIVNYASSKGDADAVVAHIAERGGSAFALQADMSQAADVVRLFDTVRTKFGTLDVLVNNAGVAVFQMIDDLTEEAFHKQFNLNVLGYLLSVREAVKLLGAKGSIINISSILSTDPYLASSVYSATKGAVDTLTLALARELGPRGIRVNAIRPGHTNTPATDGNFAGELGVKLLAGTPLGRFGEPEDIAPLAVFLASDDSHWVTGESIRAAGGVRGVGY, encoded by the coding sequence ATGAAGCTCGTAGGAAAAATAGCGGTTGTCACTGGTGCGTCCAAAGGCATAGGTGCCGGTATTGCCAAGGCACTGGGTGCGCAGGGCGCAACAGTCATCGTCAACTATGCCTCGAGTAAGGGCGACGCCGATGCGGTGGTTGCTCACATTGCGGAGCGTGGCGGCTCAGCCTTCGCCCTACAGGCTGATATGAGCCAGGCGGCCGATGTTGTGCGCCTGTTTGACACGGTCCGGACGAAGTTCGGGACCTTGGATGTCCTGGTCAACAACGCAGGTGTCGCGGTGTTCCAGATGATCGATGACCTGACAGAGGAAGCCTTCCATAAGCAATTCAATCTGAATGTGCTGGGTTACCTTCTCTCGGTGCGAGAGGCTGTCAAACTGCTGGGAGCCAAGGGGAGCATTATCAATATCAGCTCAATTCTCAGCACCGACCCCTACCTGGCTTCGAGTGTGTACTCGGCGACCAAGGGCGCCGTCGATACCTTGACCCTCGCATTGGCCAGGGAGCTGGGACCGCGTGGCATCCGGGTCAACGCCATCCGGCCCGGGCACACGAACACACCCGCGACAGACGGAAATTTTGCCGGTGAGTTGGGCGTAAAACTTCTCGCGGGAACTCCGTTGGGTCGCTTCGGCGAGCCCGAAGATATCGCACCGTTGGCCGTGTTTTTGGCGTCCGACGACTCGCACTGGGTGACAGGCGAATCCATCAGGGCTGCCGGTGGTGTTCGCGGTGTTGGTTATTGA
- a CDS encoding AEC family transporter: MLDRIVGPILPVAFVIALGYIAGKRGRLTHSDSLLISRLVLGWIFPALLFVGMASTPREQLFDFKFVVATFIGIMGMYTIALAIGWFTTRNLKVATLKGFVNGYPDAAFMGIPILATMYGAGSIYSVLVLNLVASLVMIPLTTMLLTIADGKGSGTQAFVSSLSGAVRRPLMWAPALGILISLLQVKMPPIAVESLNLLGKATPGVSLLCLGLIMSSEKLKMSGEVWGNLGLKLFIHPVLMFAATVLLGTHGLYAQQMILLCALPSATIPAMFANQTGAYQSEAATSILVSTVLSIVTFSFAIYLIDGGLAAA; the protein is encoded by the coding sequence ATGTTAGACAGGATCGTAGGGCCAATCTTGCCCGTCGCCTTTGTGATTGCGCTTGGCTATATCGCCGGCAAGCGCGGACGGCTTACCCATTCGGACAGCCTGCTGATCAGCCGGTTGGTACTCGGCTGGATATTCCCGGCGCTGCTGTTTGTCGGGATGGCGAGTACGCCCCGTGAGCAGTTGTTCGACTTCAAGTTCGTCGTGGCCACGTTCATCGGCATCATGGGCATGTACACGATAGCGCTGGCGATCGGCTGGTTCACCACGCGCAATCTCAAGGTTGCAACGCTCAAGGGCTTCGTCAACGGTTACCCGGACGCGGCCTTCATGGGCATCCCTATTCTCGCGACGATGTACGGGGCCGGCAGCATCTATTCAGTGCTTGTGCTGAATCTGGTTGCGAGCCTGGTCATGATCCCGCTGACGACCATGTTGCTGACCATCGCCGATGGAAAGGGCAGTGGCACCCAGGCGTTCGTGTCGAGCCTGTCGGGAGCGGTACGCCGTCCGCTGATGTGGGCGCCGGCCCTTGGCATATTGATCTCACTGCTGCAGGTCAAAATGCCGCCCATTGCTGTGGAGTCACTCAACCTTCTCGGCAAGGCGACGCCTGGCGTCTCCCTGTTGTGCCTCGGACTGATCATGTCGTCCGAGAAACTGAAAATGTCGGGTGAAGTGTGGGGCAACCTCGGGCTCAAGCTGTTTATTCACCCGGTGTTGATGTTCGCCGCCACTGTATTGCTGGGCACACATGGACTTTACGCCCAACAGATGATCCTGCTTTGCGCGCTGCCGTCGGCGACGATCCCGGCGATGTTTGCGAACCAGACGGGCGCCTATCAGAGTGAAGCCGCGACCTCCATTCTGGTCAGTACGGTGCTGTCGATCGTGACTTTTTCTTTCGCGATCTACCTGATTGATGGAGGGCTGGCCGCAGCCTGA
- a CDS encoding SDR family NAD(P)-dependent oxidoreductase, producing MGVIVITGGSRGIGASTAEHAAQRGMGVILTYNSDPQAAATVVGRIERHGGKAVALKLDVSDVGSFEAFRESVRLALGETWGSTTLSGLVNNAGYGLFNPLATVSEAQFDGLFNVHLKGPFFLTQALLPLLAEHASIVNLSSATTRVATAGVAPYAAFKGGLEVLTRYMAKEFGERRIRANAVSPGAIRTELGGGLNDEFEAMLAAQTALGRVGEPEDVARVIAMLLSEEGAWINAQTIEVAGGYNI from the coding sequence ATGGGCGTAATCGTCATTACTGGCGGCAGCCGTGGCATCGGTGCGAGTACAGCCGAACACGCGGCTCAACGAGGTATGGGGGTCATCCTGACCTACAACTCTGACCCCCAGGCGGCCGCTACGGTCGTGGGGCGCATCGAGCGACACGGTGGCAAGGCTGTTGCGCTCAAGCTCGATGTGTCTGATGTCGGCAGCTTCGAGGCATTTCGGGAGTCAGTGCGCCTGGCCCTGGGGGAAACCTGGGGCTCCACCACGCTGAGCGGCCTGGTCAATAACGCGGGCTACGGCCTGTTCAACCCCTTGGCAACCGTCAGCGAAGCGCAGTTCGATGGCCTGTTCAATGTCCACCTCAAAGGCCCGTTTTTTCTCACCCAGGCTTTGCTGCCCTTGCTGGCGGAGCACGCCAGTATCGTCAATCTGAGCAGTGCCACCACCCGCGTAGCCACTGCCGGAGTGGCACCCTATGCGGCGTTCAAGGGCGGGCTCGAAGTACTGACCCGTTACATGGCCAAAGAGTTTGGCGAACGACGCATCCGTGCCAATGCCGTGTCCCCCGGCGCTATCCGCACCGAATTGGGTGGCGGTCTGAATGATGAATTCGAGGCAATGTTGGCGGCGCAAACGGCGCTCGGCAGGGTCGGCGAGCCGGAAGACGTCGCGCGAGTGATCGCCATGTTGCTGTCCGAGGAGGGCGCCTGGATCAATGCCCAGACCATCGAAGTCGCAGGCGGCTACAACATCTGA